The DNA sequence GCCGACCAGGCCGTGTCTGGCCAGCAGCGCCTGATGCGCCGCGCTGGCGTACTGGCTGCCGCGATCCGTGTGGACGATCAAGCCCGGCGCAGGTTGGCGCTGCACGATGGCCAGTTGCAACGCCCGGCACACCAGCCCGGCCTGCATGTCCGGGGCCATCGCCCAGCCCACCACCTTGCGCGCAAACAAGTCCAGCACCACCGCCAGATACAGCCAGCCGCTGCGCGTGCGGATGTAGGTGATGTCGGCGACCCAGGCCTGATCGGGCCGCGTCGGGTTGAACTGTCGGGCCAGCACATTGGGCGAGATCGGCAGCGCGTGTTTGCTGTCGGTCGTGTGCACGAACTTGCGCTTCCACGTCGAGCGCAGACCATGCTGGCACATCAAACGGCGCACGCGGTAGATCCCCATGACGATGCCACGCGAGGCCACCGCCGTGCGCAGCCGTCGGCTGCCGTACGCCCCGCCGCTGGCCGCAAATGCCGCCTTCAGTTGCACGCTGGCCTCGCACACCGCCGGCTGCATTCGGCTGCGCCTGCGGGCCGCGTAGTAGCCCGAGCGGCTGATGCCCAGCACCCGGCAAACCTGCTCCACCACCGCGGCCTTCTCTTGCAGTTGCCCGACGAGCTTGAAGCTCATCGCAGTTCCCGGGCAAAGAAGGCCGATGCTTTTTTTAAAACTTCTACGTCGCCCCGGAGTTGCTTGTTCTCGGCTTCGAGCTGGCGGATGCGCTGGTGCTCCGCCGTCAACGGCTTGCCGATGCCAGGCTGCCCCAGCTGTTCCGCATCGGCCTGTGCCAGCCAGCGCCGCACCGCCGTCTCGCCCAGCTTCATGTCCCGGCAGACCTCGCCAATGCCCAGGCCCTGCGACCGGATCATCTGCACGATCTGCAGCTTGAAGCTCGCGTCAAAGACTCTTCGTTTCGTGTTCGTCACGTTCGTTGTCCAGGTGATTTCCACCTATCGGTGTGTGCGAAATCATTAGACCAGGACACACAGAGGGGGGCGGTGCTGCGGTTCTCAGGCCGTCCGCGGCGGGGCTCGGGGGGGGATCGGGGGGCCGGCAGGCGCGGGTTGCGGTGCCTGCAAGGGCTCGATGACCGGACGCAGGCGCAGCACCGGCCGATCAAAGTCGGCCCGGCGATCAGGTGCCGGCCACTCGGCCAGCAGCACCGGGCTCAGACAGGCCGCGCAGTGTGCGCCACCCATGACATCGCCCGCCAGAGGCTGTTCGTCGCTGTCAATGGGTGCACTCGCCACATTGACCGAACAGACCTCGGCCAGCATCGCCGCGCGCACCGGGTCGGCCGCAGCGATCAACCGCGACAACGTCGGCAGACACGCCGCGACCAGGAGCAGCCAGCAGGCCATCCGGGTCAGTCGTGCCAGTGAGCGTCGAAGCGCGGTCATTCGAGAATTGTCCAACTACTCAAGAAAAAATAACAACATATATTGAACTTTGCTGAATATATTGACTATTAAACAACAAAAGACAACACTTGAACGATCATGCCGCCACCCATCCTCAACCGGACTCCACCGATGAAGACGTTTTTCAAGCCCTCGCGCCGCCAGCTCCTGACGACCGCCCTGGCGTTGGCCCTCACGCTGCCCTGCGCCGTGGTGGCCCATGACTTCAAAGCGGGCGACATCGTCATCGACCACCCCTATGCCACGCCCTCGTTGCCAGGCACCCGCACCGGCGCTGTCTACTTCCGGGGACTGCGCAACACCGGGCGCAGCGCCGACAGCCTGGTCAGTGCGCGCACGGCTGCAGCAGGTTCGGTCGAGATCCACCGGATGGTCATGGACGGCGAGGTCATGCGCATGGGGGCGCTGGACAAGCTGGCCTTGCCGGCGGGCAGCGAGCTGCCGTTTCGACATGGGGGGCAGTACCACCTGATGCTGCTGGACCTGACGTCACCGCTGGTGGTGGGGGACCGCTTCCAGCTGACGCTGCGCTTCGAGCGCGGCGGCGAGCGAGAGGTCACCGTCTGGGTGCAGCAGCCCCGGCAAGCAGCACGCGACAGCGGCCACCAGCACTGACCATCGACCGCCTCGGCAGCGGGCCAGATCAGGCGTGCGCGGGAGGGGCGCGAGGCGGCGCCGAGCGCCAGACCGGGGCCGGTCCGGGCAGGTACAGCGGCTCCATGGCGGGCCGCAGGTGTTGCGCAGCGGGCGCATGGTCGGCCCGGCGATCGGACTCGGGCCAGGCGAAGGCCACGGCCGCGGACAGGCACAGCGGGCAATGGGCGCCGTCCCCGGTGAATTCCGGATCAGGCACCTCCGACGCGGGGGCTGCCACCGACGCCATGCCGACCGAGCAGATCTCGGCCAGCACCGCCGCCCGTGCAGGATCGCCCGCGCCCAGCAGGCGCGACACCGTCGGAGCGGCGGCCACCATCAGGACGGCCAGCAAGGCCATCCAGACCAGGCGCATCAGGGAACGGCGACCGAGGGACATCACGAGACTGTACCGGGACGCTCCCCTGAATTCAATCGCGGACCGGCAGGCGCCGCGCGATGTCCTGCATGAGCGCACGGGCCAGTTCCTGCTTGTCGCAGCGGCTGCCGTCCTCGGGCAGCGCGCGGGCGCCGTCGGCATCGACCAGCAGCAGCGCGTTGTCGTCGCGGCCGAAGGTGGCCGGGCCGAGGTTGCCGACAATCAGCGGCACCCGCTTGCGCAGCAGCTTCTCGCGGGCGTGGTGTTCGAGCTTCTCGCTCTCGGCGGCGAAACCGACGCAGTAGGGCCGGTCCGGCAAGGCGGCCACGGCGGCGAGGATGTCGGGGTTCTCGCTGAGCTCGAAGGTCGGCGCGATCTTCTTGCCGTCCTTCTTGATCTTGTGCGCGGACAGGCTGGCCGGGCGCCAGTCGGCCACCGCGGCGGTGGCGATGAAGAGGTCGTGCAGCGGCGCGGCCGGCAGCACGGCGTCGTGCATCTGCTGCGCCGAGCGCACGTCGATGCGGCGCACGCCACGCGGCGTGTCCAGGTGCACCGGGCCGGCGACCAGCGTCACGTCGGCACCGGCCTCGCGGGCGGCGCGGGCCAGCGAGAAGCCCATCTTGCCGCTCGACAGGTTGGTGATGCCGCGCACCGGGTCGATCGCCTCGAAGGTCGGGCCGGCCGTGATCAGCACCCGCTTGCCCGCCAGCGGCTTGGGCGAGAGCGCGGCGATCAGGTCCTCGACGATCGCGGCGGCCTCGATCATCCGGCCATCGCCGATCTCGCCGCAGGCCTGCGCGCCCGCGTCCACGCCCAGCACCAGCGCGCCGTCGGCCTGCACCTGCGCCACATTGCGCTGCGTGGCGGGGTGCGACCACATCTCGCGGTTCATCGCGGGCGCCAGGATCAGCGGCACCGGGCGCGCATCGGCCGCACCGCTGGCCAGCGGACGCGCCAGACAGGTCAGGCTCAGCAGGTCGTCGGCTCGTCCCTGCGCCAGGCGGGCGATGAAGTCGGCGCTGGCCGGGGCGATGACCACGGCATCGGCGCCGCGGGTCAGGTTGATGTGGGGCATGCCGTTGGGTTCGCGGGCGTCCCAGGTGTCGGTGGTGACGGGGTGGCCGGACAGGGCCTGCAGCGTCTCGGTGGTGATGAAGCGCTGCGCGCCGTCGGTCATGGCCACATGCACCTCGGCGCCGGCCTTGACCAGCAAGCGCAGCAGCTCGGCACTCTTGTAGCAGGCGATGCCGCCAGTGAGGCCCAGCACGAGGCGGCGGCCGGCGAGATCGGGGCGGGAACGCGTGGTTTCAGTCATGGGCGGGGAGTCTAAACGGCCCTTTCGCACACCGTGTCCGGGTTCGACCCTGCGCCCCATCCGGGTGCAGCAACGGCGAGACAATGCCCGCCATGCGCACCCACACCGCCCTGACCCTGCCCTTCCCGATGCTGCTGCTGGCCAGCGTCGTCCAAGCCCAGACCGCCACACCGCCGGCCGAGCCGCCATCGACGGTGCCGGCCACGACGCTGGAGCGGGTCGAGATCCGCCGCACGGCACCGTCCGACACGGTGCAGCGCCAGCAGTCCACGGCCGCGAAGACGGTGGTCGGCCGCGAGGAGATCGAGCGCATGGGCGATGCCTCCGTCGCCGACGTGCTCAAGCGCCTGCCGGGCGTGACGCTGGGCGGCGGCCGGCCCGGCCGCGGTGGCGATGTCCGCCTGCGCGGGCTGGGCAGCGGCTACACGCAGATCCTGCTCAACGGCGAGCGCATGCCCTACGGCATGTCGCTGGACACCCTCACGCCGGACCAGGTCGAGCGCATCGAGATCACCCGCGGCCCCAGCGCCGAAACCGGCGCGCAGGCCATCGCCGGCACGATCAACATCGTGCTGCGCGAATCGGTGCGCCAGCGGCTGAACAACGTCCACCTGCGCCTGGGCCACGACGACGGCCGGTGGTCGCCGAACCTGAGCTGGACGCGCGCCGACCAGATCGACACCTTCAGCTACAACCTCGCGGCCAATCTGCACGACGGCCGTGACCGCGACCACACCGAAGCCCGCACGGAGGAAACCCGCCTGGCCGACGGCACCACGCTGCGGGACGAGCGGCGCACCACGGACGAGGTCTCGCGTCGCCAGGCCCTCCACGCCGGCGGACGCATGCAGTGGCGCCTCGGCGCGGGCGAGACCTTCGCGCTGATGCCGTTTGTCATCCTGTCCGAGTCGAGCAGCCAGAGCGTGCAGACCCTGCAATCGCTGACCCCGACCGCCGTCCCGGACTACGCCACCGCGGACCAGGCGGGCACCGGCCGCTTCGCCCTCGGCCGACTCAACGCACAGTGGCAGACGCGGCTCGACAGCGGCCTGCGCCTGGAGCTGAAAGCCGGCGGCAGCCTGAGCCGCTCTGCAGGCGACAGCGTGCGCACCGAACGCGATGGCAGCGACACGGCCCTGCGCCGCCTCGATGACGACCGGACCGGCAAAGACCGCGGCCTGAGCACGGGCGGCAAGCTCAGCCGCACCGCGGACGACGGCGCACACCTGCTCTCGCTGGGCTGGGAAGCCGAACACAACCAGCGCGAGGAAACCCGCACCACGCTGGAAACCAGCGCCACCGGCATGCGCGCGCTCAACGGCGAGGTCGGCGACACGCTGCAGGCGCGCACGCTGCGCACCGCGCTGTGGGCACAGGACGAGTGGACGGTGACGCCGCAGTGGTCGTTGCAGGGCGGCCTGCGCTGGGAGGCACTCGACACGACCAGCGACGCCGCCGACGGCCGCCTCGGCAGCCGCAGCAGCGTGCTGACCCCGCTGTTCCACGCCGCCTGGAAGCCGGTCGAAGGGGGCAAGGACCAGGTGCGCCTGAGCCTGACCCGCAGCTACCGCGCCCCGACCCTCGCCAACCTGATCGCCCGCCGCAGCGAAGCCACCGGCACCAACCTCGAGACCAACCCCGACCGCGCGGGCAATCCGCAGCTCCGGCCCGAGCTGGCCACCGGGCTGGACCTGGCGTTCGAGCATTACCTGCCGGCTGGCGGCGTGCTGAGCATCGGCGTGTTCGAGCGCCGCATCGACCAGCTCATCCGCTCACGGACCACGCTGGAAACGGTCGACGGCGTGTCGCGCTGGGTGTCGCGCCCGCAGAACATCGGCGACGCGGTGACCCGCGGGGTCGAGCTGGAGGCCAAGTTCCGCTTGAGCGAGGTGGTGGCCGAGGACGCGCCGCCGCTGGAGGTGCGCGCCAACCTGAGCGCCTTTCGCTCGCGCGTGACCAGCGTCAGCGGTCCGGACAACCGCCTCGACAAGCAGCCCGACTGGAGCGCCAACCTCGGCGGCGACTGGCGGGTCCGCGGCCTGCCGCTGGTGCTGGGGGCGAGTCTCAACTTCACGCCCGGGTACACGATCCAGCTCAGCGACAGCCAGCGCAACACGGTGGACACCCGCCGCGTGATCGACGCCTACGCGCTGTGGACCTTCTCGCCCGCGCTGCAGCTGCGCCTCTCGGCCAGCAACCTGCAGCCGCTGGACAACGTCAGCAGTGCCACCGTCACCACCGCAGACACCCGCCAGGTGGCGACGACCAGCAACCCTGGAACCACCGCGTGGGCGCTGCGGCTGGAGATGAAGCTCTGACGCCGCGGGGGCCGTTCAGAGTTCGCTGACGACCTGGCGGAGCTTGCCGCTGCGCGGGTCGATCACCGGCGCCTCGTCGCTGGTGCTCAGGCGCACCGACAGGCCTTGCGCGACGAAGTAGCGGCGCAGGGCTTCCAGCGATGCGGCGCGCAGCGCGGCAGGGTCGGCGCACAGGCTCACGTCCAGGCGCAACTCCAGTGCATCGGGGGCGGTCTGGCGGAGCTGGAAGCGGTGCACGTCCGCCCCCTCCTCCAGCGCCGTGGTCACCGCCATCGGCGACAGGTGGACCACGTCTCCAGCGGCGTTCGGAAACTGCAGCGTGTCGTCGCAGCGACCTTCGACGGTGAAGGACGGCCGGTGGTTGCCGCACGCACAGTCGTCCGGGTGCATCGTCACGCTGTCGCCGAGGCGGTAGCGGATCAGCGGCTGCACGCGGTTCGCCAGATTGGTCAGCAGCACCGAGTGCGATGCGGTGCCGACCGGAACAGGCCGGTCCTGCGCATCCACCGGCTCCATCAGCACCCAGTCGTCGTTCAGGTGCAGGCGGCCATGCGGGCATTCGAAGGCGATGGCCAGGCACTCGGAGGCGCCGTAGTCATTGACCACCGGGGCACCGAACACCGACTCGATCCAGTCGCGTGTGCTGGCGGCCAGTCCCTCGCCACCGGACCAGAGCGCCAGGGGCATCAGCCGCAGCCGCCCCGCCTCCTGCTGCCGCGCCAGCTCGACCAGCATGCTCGGGTAGCTGGCGATGAAGGCCGGGCGCCAGGCCTGCAGTTCGCTGCACAGCTGCTCGATCGGCGCGGTCACGGAAAACGCCCGCGACTCGCTGCCCGCCACCGGGTTGAAGCGGCACTGGCGGGACCAGAAGGACACGCCGGCATAGTGCCCATCGAGTGCGGCCACCAGCGCGCTGCGCGGCCGCAGACCCCACGGACCCATCGCGCCGGTCGCCGCCAGGGCCCACCAGCGGTGGGTGGCAAAACGCCGGTCCATGCGGCTTTCGAGCATCGTCGAGTACACCGCGAGTGCCGCGCTGTCCTGGATGAAGATGCCCGGCTCGCCGCTGGTGCCCGAGCTGGTCCACACCGCGTAGCGGCGCAGGAAGTCCGTGCCGATCCGGCTCCGGTCGGCCAGAAAGGCCTCCACCCCCTCGCGCGTGATCGCCGGATCGGTCACCCAGTCGCCGAAGTGCCGCATGAGCTGCGACTTCGTGACCGGCGGCAGATCGGTCCACGACGCGGTCGTGACCCGGCCCGTGGCGCCGTGGTGCTGGCGGTAGAACGCGCTGTGGGCGTGGGCATGGTCGAGCAGCGACTGGCATCGCTGTTCGACCAGACTGGGTTCGGCGGCCCGTGCGCCCGCGCCAACCCAGGATTTGGGGGTGGTCCAGGGGGCGATCCAGCCCGCCCAGGGTTCGTCTTGCTGCAATGCCATGCTTGTCTCCTCCACCCGGGTCAGGTCGACCCGGGCCGTCATCGTCGCGCCATCATGGACGCGGCGGCTGACAGGGATCAGACAATCCGGCGTAACAGCCACCAGAACCGGCGTGACCCGCCCTTCTGGCTGGATCGTCAGGACCAGGTGCTGGTGATGAGGGGCACCAGCGCGGCACGGTAGGCCTCCGGCAGCGTGGTGGTGCCACCGGACGGCGCGTCGAATGCCGCCATCGCGCTGATGAGCGTGTCCACCTGCGTGTTCAGCAGCACGTGCCCGTCCGCGGTGCGGAACTGCTCGACCTGGCTGGCCGGGCCGGTGTCCCAGTCCATCACGTAGACCCGGTCCCAGCTGCCGATGACGCTGACTTCGAGGAAGCCGTCCAGCCGCTGGAACCAGAGCTGGTCGATGGCAATGTCGGGCCCGAACTCGATGACGTCCTGGTTGCCAGCGGTCTCGTCGTAGTCCCAGATGACATCCAGGCTGGCACCGCGACCAACCCGGTAGACGTCGTTGCCCGTGCCGCCGGCCATCGAATCCGCACCGCTGCCGCCGATGATGGTGTCGTCGCCGGCCGATCCGAAGACCACGTCGGTGCCGCCGCTGCCGTCGATGACGACACGGCTGCCGAGGATGCTGGTGCCACTGAAGTCCAGCACGTCGTCCGACCAGGAGCCGACGATGCGGGTCTGTCCGACCACGTCCCGGGTGTCGATCACCTCGATGCCGCTGGACACGTCGAAATTGAGCAGGCCGATGTCCACGTCGCCAGCCCCCTGGGCGTGGAGGGTGTCGATGCCGGTGGTGCCGGTGTCCTGGTAGGTGTCGAAGCCCTGGAAGGAGCGCCAGCCTTCGGCCTGGTTGCCGGTCACCTGGTAGGTGTCACTGCCCTCGAAACCGTCGAGGCGGTCGTCGCCGCCACCACCGACGATCTGGTCCGCGGCTGCGCTGCCGACGAGGGTGTCGCTGCCCCAGGCGCCGTCGATGAGCAGGTTGCTGCCCGTCAGCGTGGTGGTGCTGAAGTCGAACAACGTGGCATCGTCGCCGCCCAGCAGACGCACGGTGCCGGTCGCACCCGTGGCGTCGATGGTCTCGACACCCGTGTTCTGCCAGCCCGCCAGGCCGATGTCCACCGCCCCGCCCAGGGCGACCAGCCGGTCGATGCCCGTGGTGCCGGTGTCGCTGTAGGTGTCGTAGCCCTGGAAACTGCTCCAGCCGCCCGCGACGTTGCCGGTGACGCGGAAGGTGTCGCCCTCCTCGGCACCGTCGACCAGATCGTCGTTGCCGGCACCGATGATGGTGTCGGCACCGGCGCTGCCGAAGATGGTGTCATTGCTGTAGCCGCCATCGATGACGAGATTGGCTCCGACCAGCGTCGTGGTGCGGAAGTCCATCACATCGGCCTCGTCGCGCCCCAGCAGGCGCACCAGGCCGGTGGCCCCGGTGGCGTCCACCACCTCGATCCCGGTGTTCTGCCAGCCAGCCACTCCGATGTCCACGTCGCCCGTGCCCAGCGCCACGATCTTGTCCGTGCCCGTGGTGCCGGTGTCGGCGTAGAGGTCGAAGTGGTGGAAGCTGTTCCAGCCCGCGGCCCGGTTGCCCGTCACGCGGTAGGTGTCGCTGCCGTTCTGGCCGTCGAGCAGGTCGGCGTCCGCGCCGCCGAGGATCACGTCATTGCCCGCGCTGCCCTTGATGGTGTCGCTGCCGTAGGCCCCGTCGATGAGGATGTTGCTGCCGACAAACGTCGTCGTGCTGAAGT is a window from the Sphaerotilus montanus genome containing:
- the coaBC gene encoding bifunctional phosphopantothenoylcysteine decarboxylase/phosphopantothenate--cysteine ligase CoaBC, which produces MTETTRSRPDLAGRRLVLGLTGGIACYKSAELLRLLVKAGAEVHVAMTDGAQRFITTETLQALSGHPVTTDTWDAREPNGMPHINLTRGADAVVIAPASADFIARLAQGRADDLLSLTCLARPLASGAADARPVPLILAPAMNREMWSHPATQRNVAQVQADGALVLGVDAGAQACGEIGDGRMIEAAAIVEDLIAALSPKPLAGKRVLITAGPTFEAIDPVRGITNLSSGKMGFSLARAAREAGADVTLVAGPVHLDTPRGVRRIDVRSAQQMHDAVLPAAPLHDLFIATAAVADWRPASLSAHKIKKDGKKIAPTFELSENPDILAAVAALPDRPYCVGFAAESEKLEHHAREKLLRKRVPLIVGNLGPATFGRDDNALLLVDADGARALPEDGSRCDKQELARALMQDIARRLPVRD
- a CDS encoding TonB-dependent receptor plug domain-containing protein gives rise to the protein MRTHTALTLPFPMLLLASVVQAQTATPPAEPPSTVPATTLERVEIRRTAPSDTVQRQQSTAAKTVVGREEIERMGDASVADVLKRLPGVTLGGGRPGRGGDVRLRGLGSGYTQILLNGERMPYGMSLDTLTPDQVERIEITRGPSAETGAQAIAGTINIVLRESVRQRLNNVHLRLGHDDGRWSPNLSWTRADQIDTFSYNLAANLHDGRDRDHTEARTEETRLADGTTLRDERRTTDEVSRRQALHAGGRMQWRLGAGETFALMPFVILSESSSQSVQTLQSLTPTAVPDYATADQAGTGRFALGRLNAQWQTRLDSGLRLELKAGGSLSRSAGDSVRTERDGSDTALRRLDDDRTGKDRGLSTGGKLSRTADDGAHLLSLGWEAEHNQREETRTTLETSATGMRALNGEVGDTLQARTLRTALWAQDEWTVTPQWSLQGGLRWEALDTTSDAADGRLGSRSSVLTPLFHAAWKPVEGGKDQVRLSLTRSYRAPTLANLIARRSEATGTNLETNPDRAGNPQLRPELATGLDLAFEHYLPAGGVLSIGVFERRIDQLIRSRTTLETVDGVSRWVSRPQNIGDAVTRGVELEAKFRLSEVVAEDAPPLEVRANLSAFRSRVTSVSGPDNRLDKQPDWSANLGGDWRVRGLPLVLGASLNFTPGYTIQLSDSQRNTVDTRRVIDAYALWTFSPALQLRLSASNLQPLDNVSSATVTTADTRQVATTSNPGTTAWALRLEMKL
- a CDS encoding copper chaperone PCu(A)C — protein: MKTFFKPSRRQLLTTALALALTLPCAVVAHDFKAGDIVIDHPYATPSLPGTRTGAVYFRGLRNTGRSADSLVSARTAAAGSVEIHRMVMDGEVMRMGALDKLALPAGSELPFRHGGQYHLMLLDLTSPLVVGDRFQLTLRFERGGEREVTVWVQQPRQAARDSGHQH
- a CDS encoding DUF2946 family protein — encoded protein: MSLGRRSLMRLVWMALLAVLMVAAAPTVSRLLGAGDPARAAVLAEICSVGMASVAAPASEVPDPEFTGDGAHCPLCLSAAVAFAWPESDRRADHAPAAQHLRPAMEPLYLPGPAPVWRSAPPRAPPAHA
- a CDS encoding IS3 family transposase (programmed frameshift), encoding MTWTTNVTNTKRRVFDASFKLQIVQMIRSQGLGIGEVCRDMKLGETAVRRWLAQADAEQLGQPGIGKPLTAEHQRIRQLEAENKQLRGDVEVLKKAFGLLCPGTAMSFKLVGQLQEKAAVVEQVCRVLGISRSGYYAARRRSRMQPAVCEASVQLKAAFAASGGAYGSRRLRTAVASRGIVMGIYRVRRLMCQHGLRSTWKRKFVHTTDSKHALPISPNVLARQFNPTRPDQAWVADITYIRTRSGWLYLAVVLDLFARKVVGWAMAPDMQAGLVCRALQLAIVQRQPAPGLIVHTDRGSQYASAAHQALLARHGLVGSMSRKGNCWDNAVMERFFLNLKMERVWQRDYANHAEATSDIADYIVSFYNSVRLHSTLGNLPPNAFEHQSAITQPIGLCEIT
- a CDS encoding phenylacetate--CoA ligase family protein, whose protein sequence is MALQQDEPWAGWIAPWTTPKSWVGAGARAAEPSLVEQRCQSLLDHAHAHSAFYRQHHGATGRVTTASWTDLPPVTKSQLMRHFGDWVTDPAITREGVEAFLADRSRIGTDFLRRYAVWTSSGTSGEPGIFIQDSAALAVYSTMLESRMDRRFATHRWWALAATGAMGPWGLRPRSALVAALDGHYAGVSFWSRQCRFNPVAGSESRAFSVTAPIEQLCSELQAWRPAFIASYPSMLVELARQQEAGRLRLMPLALWSGGEGLAASTRDWIESVFGAPVVNDYGASECLAIAFECPHGRLHLNDDWVLMEPVDAQDRPVPVGTASHSVLLTNLANRVQPLIRYRLGDSVTMHPDDCACGNHRPSFTVEGRCDDTLQFPNAAGDVVHLSPMAVTTALEEGADVHRFQLRQTAPDALELRLDVSLCADPAALRAASLEALRRYFVAQGLSVRLSTSDEAPVIDPRSGKLRQVVSEL